TGGTCGGACGCGACTCCGCCAGGCTGCGCCAGCTGTTCGTGGACGACCTGGGCCTGCAGGGCAGCTTCGACCTGAGCGCCGACCCGGCGTTCAAGCAGGCTGCCGGGCGCTTCGGCTTTCGCAGTGGCCGCAGCACGCACGCCGACCGCCTGGCCACCATCCGCGACACCGAGAAGCGCTTTGCCACGCTGATCGATCCGCATACGGCCGACGGCCTCAAGGCCGCGCGCGAGCAGATCACGCCCGGCGTGCCGATGGTGGTGCTCGAAACCGCGCTGCCGATCAAGTTCGCCGCCACGCTGGTCGAGGCACTGGGCGAAGAGCCTGCGCGGCCGAAGAAGTTCGAAGGCATCGAGGCGCTGCCCAAGCGCGTCGTCAAGCTGCCGGCCGACGCGGAAGCCGTCAAGGCCTACATCGCCGAGAACTGTGACTGATCGCGCCCGGGCTCCCGCATGAAGGTCGTCGGTTTCGCCGGCTATTCGGGCGCGGGCAAGACCACGCTGCTCGAGCGCCTGATTCCGGCGCTCAAGCGGCTTGGCCAGCGCGTGTCGGTGGTCAAGCATGCGCATCACAAGTTCGACATCGACCATCCGGGCAAGGACACCTACCGCCATCGCGAGGCCGGCGCCTTCGAGGTGGTCGTGGCATCCGACAAGCGGCTCGCCGTGATGCGCGAGTTCGAAGTTCCCGTCGAGCTCAGCGTGCACCAGTTGCTGGTGGAGGTGCACCCGGCCGCCGACTGGGTGCTGGTCGAGGGCTTCCGGCACAGCGACGTGCTCAAGATCGAGGTCTGGCGCGAGCCGGAAGCGGGCGAGCCTTCGCGGCCCGTGCTGTACACCAACGATCCTTTCGTCACCGCCGTGGCCACCGACGCACCGGCCAGCCTGCCGTCGCCCACCGAACGGCCACTGTTCGACCTCAACGACGCCGAGGCCATTGCGAAGTGGTTGATCGACAGCGGCGACCGCTTCGAATACAACCCCGAGCACCATGGCTGATTCACCCGTTCCTTTTTTCGCTTCTTCGTCGCGTCCGCCACTGATGCCGTTGGACGA
This is a stretch of genomic DNA from Variovorax paradoxus. It encodes these proteins:
- the mobB gene encoding molybdopterin-guanine dinucleotide biosynthesis protein B, giving the protein MKVVGFAGYSGAGKTTLLERLIPALKRLGQRVSVVKHAHHKFDIDHPGKDTYRHREAGAFEVVVASDKRLAVMREFEVPVELSVHQLLVEVHPAADWVLVEGFRHSDVLKIEVWREPEAGEPSRPVLYTNDPFVTAVATDAPASLPSPTERPLFDLNDAEAIAKWLIDSGDRFEYNPEHHG